ATGTCCTCCGGTTTAAAGTTGTTTAACTAAAAGTATTAAATTTTTCGTTAGGGTCAATTGCATTCTCAGGTTAGAAAGCATAACTTTACCTCTCGTAATTTTGTTATCATACCACAGACTAATTATTTAATCTTCTGTTCGGGTGGTTCGGCCATGAAGCGTTATGTTAATTTAAGAGAGATTACGGTAAAAGAACCTTTGAAAGTTGATACTGAATTTAGTGAAAAGGTTCTGGAACTTCCTGAAGATGAAGTGGTAAAGTCAACGCCGTTTTCTCTGCATGTTGAGATATATAAAAGAGCTGTAGGTTATAATGTCAGAGGTCATATAAAGGGCAATGTAATTTTAAGGTGTAGCCGTTGTGATAAAGAGTATGAGGAAAAGATAGATCGAGATTTTTCCTTTGATCTTATGCCTACATCCGAAATAACAGAAGGCCAGATAAAACACGGAGAACTGGATGTTAAGTTTTCCGATGAAGATGTGATGGATCTTTCAGAGGTTGTAAGGGAGCAGATTTTTCTGAATCTTCCTGTTAAACCTCTTTGTGGTAGAGAGTGTAAGGTGGTTGATTATCGAGAATGGGATGAAGAGACGAAAGATGGTCGCTGGGATAAACTTAAAGAATTGAAAGAAAAACTTGATAGAAAGGAGAAGTGAGATGGCTGTTCCAAAGAGAAGAGTGTCAAGCACGAGAAGAGATAAAAGAAGAACACACTGGAAAGCTGCGAAGCCTGCTATTTCAGTATGTCCTAACTGTTATCAGCCAAAGCTTCCTCACAGAGTTTGCAAGCACTGCGGCTACTATAACGGTAAGCAGGTAATTGAGGTAGAAGAGTAATATGAGGGTTATCCTTGACGCCATGGGGGGTGATAACGCCCCCTATGTTCCCGTTTTGGGAGCCGTGCAGGCGGTAAAGGAGTTTGGTTATAAGGTTTTTCTTGTTGGAAGAGAAGAAGCTATTAAAAAAGAGCTTGATAAGTATTCCTTTCCTGTATCTTCCATAGAAATTGTTAATGCGGAAGATGTTGTTTCTATGGAGGACCAGCCTTCTGAAATTTTGAAAAAAAAGAGGAACTCCTCCCTCCATGTAGGGGCAAAGCTTTTAAAAAGCGGGGAAGGTGATGTTTTTGTCAGTGCTGGTAATACTGGTGCTGTTATGGCCGTTTCCCTATTTACTCTTGGAAGGATAAAAGGGATTGATAGACCGGCTATTTCTGCGATATTGCCAAACCTTAAAAGTCAAACTTTCCTGCTTGATGTTGGTGCCAATGTTGATTGCAAACCTGTTCATCTTTTCCAGTTTGCGATAATGGGAGAGGCATACGCAAGGTATGTTTTAAAAGAAGAAAATCCACGGATAGGTCTTTTAAGTATTGGTGAGGAAGATACTAAAGGGAATGAGCTCACAAAAGGAACCTTTAAACTTCTTGCAAAAGCGAGGGAAAAAGGCCTTAATTTTGTAGGGAATGCGGAAGGCAGAGACATCTATAACGGCAATTTTGATGTTATAGTTTGTGACGGTTTTGTCGGTAATGTTTGTCTTAAACTCAGTGAAAGTGTTGCTAAAATCCTTGCAAAAATTCTTAAGGAAGAGATAGAGAAGCATTTTATTTCAAGGCTTGGTGCGTTAACGCTTCTTCCTGCCATAAAGGGTTTTAAAAAACGTATTGACTATGCAGAATGGGGAGGAGCACCTCTACTTGGGCTTAAAAAGCCTGTTATAATAGCTCATGGTAGTTCTAATGCTAAAGCTATAAAAAATGCCCTTCGTGTCGGCGTTGAGTTTGCCGAAACGAAAGTCGTTGAACATATAGAAGAAAATATGGAAAAATACGGGAAGATAGATGGGAATTAAGATTGTTGCGACGGGTTCTTATGTTCCG
The sequence above is a segment of the Desulfurobacterium indicum genome. Coding sequences within it:
- a CDS encoding YceD family protein, coding for MKRYVNLREITVKEPLKVDTEFSEKVLELPEDEVVKSTPFSLHVEIYKRAVGYNVRGHIKGNVILRCSRCDKEYEEKIDRDFSFDLMPTSEITEGQIKHGELDVKFSDEDVMDLSEVVREQIFLNLPVKPLCGRECKVVDYREWDEETKDGRWDKLKELKEKLDRKEK
- the plsX gene encoding phosphate acyltransferase PlsX, which codes for MRVILDAMGGDNAPYVPVLGAVQAVKEFGYKVFLVGREEAIKKELDKYSFPVSSIEIVNAEDVVSMEDQPSEILKKKRNSSLHVGAKLLKSGEGDVFVSAGNTGAVMAVSLFTLGRIKGIDRPAISAILPNLKSQTFLLDVGANVDCKPVHLFQFAIMGEAYARYVLKEENPRIGLLSIGEEDTKGNELTKGTFKLLAKAREKGLNFVGNAEGRDIYNGNFDVIVCDGFVGNVCLKLSESVAKILAKILKEEIEKHFISRLGALTLLPAIKGFKKRIDYAEWGGAPLLGLKKPVIIAHGSSNAKAIKNALRVGVEFAETKVVEHIEENMEKYGKIDGN
- the rpmF gene encoding 50S ribosomal protein L32, encoding MAVPKRRVSSTRRDKRRTHWKAAKPAISVCPNCYQPKLPHRVCKHCGYYNGKQVIEVEE